From the genome of Spirulina subsalsa PCC 9445:
TCGAAGATTTGGGTCGTAGTGAATATCGGGCGTTGGTTTCTGCTCTAGAACAGTTAACGTTACATTTATTAAAGTGGCAGTATCAGCCACAATATCGTTCTCCCAGTTGGCGGCATTCTATTGATAAGCAACGGATTAAGATAGAGCGGATTTTGGAGGATAATCCGGGGTTAGTCTCTCGTCGGGAAGAGGTGGTGGCGAAAGGATATAAGTATGGTCGGAAGGGTGCTAGTAAGGAGACTTTTCTGGAGGAAAATGTTTTTCCTGATGTCTGTCCTTATGTTTGGGAAGAGTTGTTAGATGAACAATTTTTTCCTGAGCTTTTTTAGCCAGTTTTAAGCGACTGAGCAGCAGTAACGAAGGAGTCAATGATACAAGCACCGCATTAAATTTTAGGACTGGAGGCTTTAATCGTAATGAAATGACCGAATCCAGATAGTTTTTTGCTCCCAAGTCATTGAACTTAGGCTAACTCTTTGACCAAGAAGGAAAGAAAATGCCATCCGTAAATGTTATTTCCCAAATTTATGAACAAGATTATGCTGAATGGTTAAGCATTACTCTGAAGCAGTTGCAAAATCGAGAGCTAGAAAACGTTGATTGGGAGCATTTAATTGAGGAAATAGCGGCTTTGGGAAATGAGCAAAGACATAAAGTGGAAAGTTATTTGTTAAGGCTTTTAATACATCTGCTGCTTTATGATTACTGGGAATCGGAAAAAGAGTGGTCGGGCAAGGGATGGGAAACAGAAATTGATAACTTTAGATTAGAATTAGATTTGCTCTTTGAGTCTAAAGTTCTCTATAACTATTGTGTCCAAGTCCTAGATAAGCTTTATCAAAAAGCTAGAAAAAATGCGATTCGCAAATCTCAGCTATCTCCACACATATTCCCAGACCATTGCCCGTATTCTTTAGCAGAAATTCTCTCTCCTGAATGGTTGCCTTAGTGAAAAGTGAAATGAATCTTAAAGCAGAATATGATTTAGATTTTTATGCTTGGATTACTAAAAATGTAGAATTATTGCGGGGTGGACAGCTTACTGAAATTGATGCGGAGCATATTGCTGAAGAGTTGGAAAGTATGGGGAAGCGTGATCTTCGTCAACTTCGCAGTCGTTTACAGGTTTTGGTGATGCACTTGTTGAAATGGCAATATCAGCCAGATAAGCAAAGTAAAAGTGGGCTGGCGACGATTGACCATCAACGGGATGCAATTGAGGCGTTGTTGTTGGATAGTCCGAGCTTACGGGGGAAGTTGGAGCAGGGACTCAGTATCGTCTATCCTAAAGCAGTTGAAGCGGCTTGTCAGGAAACAGGACTTATTGAAACCATCTTTCCTTCAAGTTGTCCTTGGACCATAGATGAAATTTTGGATCGGCGGTTTCTCCCAGAGTGAGAATTGAGGAGGCGTTGGGTGGTTGATTATTTTGTGCATGAGTCTGCTTATGTTGATCAAGGAGCAGAAATTGGCAAAGGGACAAAAGTTTGGCATTTTTCCCATGTGATGGGAAAGGCGAAGATTGGTGAGAACTGTTCTTTGGGTCAAAATGTTTTGGTGGCCAATCATGTGGTAATTGGCAATGGTTGTAAAATTCAAAATAATGTTTCTTTGTATGAAGGGGTAATTCTGGAGGATTATGTATTTTGTGGTCCTTCGATGGTGTTTACCAATGTGAAAACGCCCCGTTGTGAGTTTCCCCGCAATACCAGTGATGATTATTTACGAACTTTGGTGAAGCGGGGGGCGAGTATTGGGGCGAATGCGACGATTGTTTGTGGGGTGACGCTCCATGAAGGGGCGTTTGTAGCGGCGGGGGCGGTGGTGACGAAGGATGTGCCTGCTTATGCAATGGTGGCTGGGGTTCCCGCGAAAATTATGGGTTGGATGAGTGCCTATGGGGATGTGTTAGAGTTTGATGCGGATGGTTTGGCGGTTGATTCACAAGGGGTGAAATATCAGAAAGTTTCAAGGGACTCTGTACAGAAACTGGGGTGAAGTTCACAAATGAAAGCAATTACCAGTAAGCAAGCCAAGCAACAGTTAGATGAAATCATCGAGCAGGTAATCCTTGATGTCGAACCAACTATTTTATCGAATGAGCAAGGTAGACAAGCAGTTTTAATGCCATTGGATGAATTAAACTCTTGGCAAGAAACACTCTATTTATTATCCAATCCAGCTAATGCGGA
Proteins encoded in this window:
- a CDS encoding DUF29 family protein gives rise to the protein MGNSATFLLKGAVVIGENLYERDFYSWSCQQAELLRDRKFDQVDWSNVIEEIEDLGRSEYRALVSALEQLTLHLLKWQYQPQYRSPSWRHSIDKQRIKIERILEDNPGLVSRREEVVAKGYKYGRKGASKETFLEENVFPDVCPYVWEELLDEQFFPELF
- a CDS encoding DUF29 domain-containing protein, with amino-acid sequence MPSVNVISQIYEQDYAEWLSITLKQLQNRELENVDWEHLIEEIAALGNEQRHKVESYLLRLLIHLLLYDYWESEKEWSGKGWETEIDNFRLELDLLFESKVLYNYCVQVLDKLYQKARKNAIRKSQLSPHIFPDHCPYSLAEILSPEWLP
- a CDS encoding DUF29 domain-containing protein, with the protein product MNLKAEYDLDFYAWITKNVELLRGGQLTEIDAEHIAEELESMGKRDLRQLRSRLQVLVMHLLKWQYQPDKQSKSGLATIDHQRDAIEALLLDSPSLRGKLEQGLSIVYPKAVEAACQETGLIETIFPSSCPWTIDEILDRRFLPE
- a CDS encoding acyltransferase, which gives rise to MVDYFVHESAYVDQGAEIGKGTKVWHFSHVMGKAKIGENCSLGQNVLVANHVVIGNGCKIQNNVSLYEGVILEDYVFCGPSMVFTNVKTPRCEFPRNTSDDYLRTLVKRGASIGANATIVCGVTLHEGAFVAAGAVVTKDVPAYAMVAGVPAKIMGWMSAYGDVLEFDADGLAVDSQGVKYQKVSRDSVQKLG
- a CDS encoding type II toxin-antitoxin system Phd/YefM family antitoxin, whose amino-acid sequence is MKAITSKQAKQQLDEIIEQVILDVEPTILSNEQGRQAVLMPLDELNSWQETLYLLSNPANAEHLLKSIKQAKEGKKFVRELVDE